TGCGCCTTGCACATGGTCTTGATGTTAATCACTCTGTGCATATTGCTATGGTTAAAATGGGTGAAGAACTGGACAGGCTTTCCAAGGGAAAACTCACTATTCAAATTTATCCAAATCAGCAATTAGGCTCAGAAAGAGAGCTATTGGAGTTAGTGCAGCTTGGCTCAATCGATATGACGAAATCCTCGGCCGCTGTAGTAGAGAGTTTTTCACCTGAATACAAGGTATTTGGCATTCCTTATCTGTTTACTACCGATGAACATCGTCTAAAAGTGTTAAATGGAGAAATTGGACAGCGTATTCTGAACAGTAGTACAGATTATAATCTCAGGGGGCTGAGCTATTATGACTCGGGTAAAAGAAGCTTTTACACTAAAGATCGGTTAGTGGAAAAACCATCGGACCTAAAAGGATTAAAAATCCGTGTTCAGCAGAGCAACACAGCAATTCAGATGGTTAACAGTTACGAAGCTTCAGCCACACCAATAGCATTTGGGGAGCTTTATAGTGCTTTACAACAAGGAGTAGTAGATGGTGCCGAAAACAATCCCCCAAGCTTTTATCTGACCCGACATTATGAGGTGTGCAGGTATTACATATTAAATGAACACACCGCCATTCCCGACATACTTGTAATTAGCGAGATAACGTGGAAAGAACTTAATGAACAGGAAAGA
This DNA window, taken from Balneola sp., encodes the following:
- a CDS encoding TRAP transporter substrate-binding protein; the protein is MLLLAFLNSSCSEKEQSKTLRLAHGLDVNHSVHIAMVKMGEELDRLSKGKLTIQIYPNQQLGSERELLELVQLGSIDMTKSSAAVVESFSPEYKVFGIPYLFTTDEHRLKVLNGEIGQRILNSSTDYNLRGLSYYDSGKRSFYTKDRLVEKPSDLKGLKIRVQQSNTAIQMVNSYEASATPIAFGELYSALQQGVVDGAENNPPSFYLTRHYEVCRYYILNEHTAIPDILVISEITWKELNEQERAWVKEAADVSRKLQFELWEISEQESLDAVKAAGVEVIYPDKEPFKEASKELIERLTEDPLVRELYLQIQDLE